One window from the genome of Pelodictyon luteolum DSM 273 encodes:
- a CDS encoding ATP-binding protein codes for MDLSFRSDCLEKLLQPHESKSWNPLIATAFYRRGLIEAWGRGILKIAQLLREASLPQTVTRVDAGSVRMMLNDHS; via the coding sequence TTGGATCTTTCATTTCGGTCAGACTGCCTCGAAAAGCTCCTGCAGCCGCATGAGTCGAAGTCCTGGAACCCGCTCATTGCCACCGCCTTTTACCGTCGGGGCCTCATTGAGGCCTGGGGGAGGGGGATCCTGAAAATCGCTCAGCTGCTCCGGGAAGCGAGCCTGCCGCAGACGGTGACCAGGGTTGATGCAGGTAGCGTGAGGATGATGTTGAACGATCATTCTTGA
- a CDS encoding type II toxin-antitoxin system VapC family toxin, with amino-acid sequence MIILDTNVLSALMQQQPDPKVVKWVDSQPSESIWLSSITLFEARYGLALLPSGQRKSLLENRFEELLSDEMQHRILLFDADAAKAAALLAAERKEAGRPIDMRDTFIAGIALANSATIATRNIRHFSDLSVAVVNPWEC; translated from the coding sequence ATGATCATTCTTGACACCAATGTGCTTTCGGCTTTGATGCAGCAGCAGCCCGACCCGAAGGTTGTGAAATGGGTGGACAGTCAGCCCTCTGAATCAATCTGGCTCTCTAGCATTACCCTGTTTGAAGCCCGATATGGTTTGGCTCTCTTACCATCGGGCCAGCGAAAAAGCTTGCTGGAAAATCGATTTGAAGAGCTATTGAGTGATGAAATGCAGCACCGCATCCTTCTCTTTGATGCCGATGCTGCTAAAGCGGCAGCCCTGTTGGCGGCTGAACGAAAAGAAGCCGGTCGGCCTATAGATATGCGTGATACCTTTATTGCAGGCATTGCTTTGGCCAATAGTGCTACGATTGCTACACGAAATATCCGCCACTTCAGCGACTTGAGTGTCGCAGTAGTCAACCCGTGGGAGTGTTGA
- a CDS encoding RNA ligase family protein — protein MNTFFRFPHTPHLIWLGEGKPRDDKVLSEDESQAMLDGPVVVEEKLDGANIGFSHGPEGIRVQNRGSYLHRPFRGQFTRLDAWMALHQEGFRVLPPHCMLFGEWCAACHSLEYSRLSDWFNAFDIYDLEHQAFMSTARRDELCHRMGIETVPQLVEGNFTIAELKGMLAKAESACRPGGPEGLVIRKERNGWLELRAKLVQPGFLQSIGEHWRRREIRWNRLGVQPNRGDFERTTQREHCS, from the coding sequence ATGAACACCTTTTTCCGTTTTCCCCATACGCCGCATCTGATATGGCTGGGGGAGGGAAAGCCGCGCGACGACAAGGTGCTCTCTGAGGACGAATCGCAAGCGATGCTTGATGGCCCGGTTGTTGTCGAAGAGAAGCTTGATGGTGCTAACATCGGTTTTTCCCATGGCCCGGAAGGGATACGGGTCCAGAACCGGGGCAGCTATCTGCATCGCCCCTTCCGGGGACAGTTTACACGCCTCGATGCATGGATGGCCCTGCATCAGGAAGGGTTCAGGGTACTTCCCCCGCACTGCATGCTCTTCGGCGAGTGGTGTGCCGCGTGCCACAGTCTCGAGTACAGCCGCCTGTCCGACTGGTTCAATGCGTTTGATATCTACGATCTCGAACATCAGGCGTTTATGAGCACGGCCCGCCGCGACGAACTCTGCCATCGGATGGGTATCGAAACGGTTCCTCAGCTTGTTGAGGGAAACTTTACCATAGCGGAGCTGAAGGGCATGCTTGCCAAAGCCGAAAGCGCCTGCCGTCCGGGGGGCCCCGAAGGGCTCGTCATCAGGAAGGAACGGAACGGGTGGCTTGAGCTTCGTGCCAAACTGGTGCAGCCCGGGTTCCTGCAGTCGATCGGAGAGCACTGGCGTCGGCGGGAAATCCGGTGGAACCGTCTCGGGGTTCAGCCGAACAGGGGTGACTTTGAGCGTACGACGCAACGAGAGCATTGCTCTTGA
- a CDS encoding nucleotidyl transferase AbiEii/AbiGii toxin family protein, producing MIGRAELLDMASRVSLSPHVVEKDYVLGWVLAGLASQEEVADSWVFKGGTCLKKCLFETYRFSEDLDFTLLDPAHLDEGFLRKILASLGRWIYDETGIEFPEAMQSIELYRNPRGKLVCQGKLSYRGPISPTGKNLPRIKIDLSADECVVEEPQRMPVLHPYSDMPREGIRVLAYSYAEVFGEKVRALGDRTRPRDLYDVIHLYRQHAPHVRRNRLPGPERDPQPAAGRTLFAAAQQGGQGAPACP from the coding sequence ATGATCGGACGTGCGGAACTCCTTGATATGGCCTCACGCGTATCGCTCTCGCCTCATGTTGTCGAGAAGGACTATGTTCTTGGCTGGGTGCTTGCCGGACTTGCCAGTCAGGAAGAGGTTGCGGATTCCTGGGTGTTCAAAGGGGGGACCTGCCTGAAGAAATGCCTGTTCGAGACCTATCGGTTTTCAGAGGATCTCGATTTCACGCTGCTTGATCCGGCGCATCTTGATGAAGGCTTTCTTCGGAAAATCCTGGCCTCACTCGGGCGCTGGATCTATGATGAGACCGGTATCGAATTTCCTGAGGCCATGCAGTCTATCGAGCTGTACAGGAATCCACGAGGCAAACTTGTCTGCCAGGGAAAACTCTCCTATCGGGGCCCGATTTCTCCGACCGGGAAAAACCTTCCACGCATCAAGATTGACTTGAGTGCAGACGAGTGCGTGGTCGAGGAGCCTCAGCGGATGCCGGTTCTGCATCCATACAGCGATATGCCTCGAGAGGGTATCCGTGTGCTGGCATACTCCTATGCCGAGGTTTTCGGTGAAAAAGTCCGGGCGCTGGGGGATCGGACCCGGCCGCGCGACCTCTATGACGTCATCCATCTCTATCGACAGCATGCCCCGCATGTGCGTCGAAATCGACTACCGGGCCCTGAACGGGACCCTCAGCCGGCGGCTGGTCGAACCCTATTCGCTGCGGCGCAGCAGGGCGGGCAAGGTGCTCCTGCATGTCCATGA
- a CDS encoding type IV toxin-antitoxin system AbiEi family antitoxin domain-containing protein, whose translation MMVQASLSAVPKGKKALLARLVAAGGDVIAIDDAVAVLGMSRKAAVQQLSRWREQGWLSRVGPGRYVPVPLESLGKAQVLDDPWVLVPELFAPAYIGGRTAAEHWDLTEQIFTDIVVLSARRVGRKELSAHGARFLLTHVPEGHLFGLRPVWRHRTRVMVSDVPRTIVDMLALPEIGGGVQHVADCLQSYLAHPDRDDGALLEYALRLGNGAVFKRLGFLLEGNPLAGQLPREAHLRMTQGLARLDPGAPCPKVVSRWRLRVPEHWLKRGER comes from the coding sequence ATGATGGTACAGGCTTCTCTATCAGCCGTTCCGAAGGGAAAGAAGGCTTTGCTGGCCAGATTGGTTGCGGCAGGCGGTGATGTTATTGCCATCGATGACGCCGTCGCTGTTCTGGGGATGTCGCGAAAGGCCGCGGTGCAGCAGTTGTCGCGATGGAGGGAGCAGGGCTGGCTTAGCCGGGTGGGTCCCGGCCGGTATGTTCCGGTGCCGCTGGAGTCGCTCGGCAAGGCGCAGGTTCTTGACGATCCATGGGTTCTTGTTCCCGAACTGTTCGCTCCGGCCTATATCGGTGGTCGGACTGCCGCCGAGCATTGGGACCTGACCGAGCAGATTTTCACCGACATTGTCGTGCTGAGCGCAAGGCGGGTCGGCAGGAAAGAGCTGAGTGCTCATGGAGCCCGGTTTTTGCTGACGCATGTTCCTGAAGGCCACCTGTTCGGACTGCGACCGGTCTGGCGGCACCGTACCCGCGTCATGGTCTCTGATGTGCCGCGTACCATTGTCGATATGCTCGCCCTGCCGGAGATTGGCGGCGGGGTGCAGCATGTCGCAGATTGTCTGCAGTCCTATCTCGCTCATCCGGACCGTGATGACGGAGCCTTGCTGGAGTACGCCCTGCGCCTGGGCAACGGAGCTGTTTTCAAACGGCTCGGATTCCTGCTTGAGGGCAACCCTCTTGCCGGCCAGTTGCCGCGTGAAGCCCATCTGCGCATGACGCAGGGTCTCGCTAGGCTCGACCCGGGAGCGCCCTGTCCCAAGGTCGTCAGCCGCTGGCGCCTCCGTGTTCCGGAGCACTGGCTGAAGAGGGGCGAGCGATGA
- a CDS encoding FitA-like ribbon-helix-helix domain-containing protein has product MIIRNIEEDLKIRLAVRASQHGRSLEEEVYQILRSAVTETSPKRQMLGSRIAARFAGVGLQGPLPELHGQTIEPMGFVE; this is encoded by the coding sequence ATGATTATCCGCAATATTGAAGAGGATTTGAAAATCCGTCTTGCAGTCCGCGCCAGCCAGCATGGCCGTAGCCTTGAGGAGGAAGTATACCAGATATTGCGCAGTGCGGTCACTGAAACTTCACCAAAACGCCAAATGCTTGGCTCTAGGATTGCTGCCCGTTTTGCAGGTGTTGGTTTGCAGGGACCACTTCCGGAACTGCACGGTCAGACAATTGAGCCAATGGGCTTTGTTGAATGA
- a CDS encoding tyrosine-type recombinase/integrase, which produces MQKSDETRQRFLELIERLDGAYAPNTIRAYRADMEEFIGYCDLHGLPALPAEPSTIARFLESVTDIGIKSSSIRRKSCSISIIHQLSDLEDPTKSEAVKIALRKVYRKLGRRFTEARPITRPMLEAMLPEPEGDLRSKRDRALLLIAYDSLRRRQELTSLRTEDIAYHEDFAIVQLRKNKDDRLSTGHWIRLGNEATLALKAWLDAAGIEEGYIIRGVTNKGEISAELGARQIGRIVNRLARAAGFDAEMVQSISSNSLRIGGAQDLLRSGATFAQIMQKGGWDKTDTLLRYLERTRQPGMICEEGSPYRTAAGGEEDIGDEADNGEKCSCPGYRDTLARRRFQSTLEQMEGAYAPGTLVGYHSGMESFIRYCEEHRLAALPASPMTVADFIGSLSESGMKSRTIQKKVEAISVFHRLGDHDDPTRASYTRIAMRKVYRKLGRQARQAYGITRPMLEGMMQAAGDRGIHTLCDRALLLLAYDSLRRRQELVGLRIEDLEYTEDGAVLLLRKSKTDQYGVGHWIHLNPETACTLKAWIEAAGLTEGFILRTIDRKGEIKTPLRTEEISAIYKRLAEAAGLDAAIVGRISSHSMRVGAAQDMLNSGATLTEIMQKGGWMKSDTVMRYIDRTRPPGLVCEDEETKPRCGEDD; this is translated from the coding sequence ATGCAGAAAAGCGACGAGACACGCCAACGGTTCCTGGAGCTGATCGAACGGCTCGACGGGGCCTATGCACCCAATACCATCCGGGCATACCGTGCCGATATGGAGGAGTTCATCGGGTACTGTGACCTGCACGGCCTCCCTGCCCTTCCGGCCGAGCCCTCAACCATCGCCCGGTTTCTGGAGAGTGTCACCGACATCGGCATCAAGAGCAGCTCCATCAGAAGAAAATCCTGCTCGATCAGCATCATCCACCAGCTCAGCGACCTTGAAGACCCGACGAAGAGTGAGGCGGTGAAGATCGCCCTGCGGAAAGTCTACCGAAAACTCGGGCGGCGGTTCACAGAAGCCCGGCCCATCACCCGCCCCATGCTTGAAGCGATGCTTCCGGAGCCGGAGGGCGACCTTCGCTCGAAACGCGACCGCGCCCTGCTCCTCATCGCCTATGACAGCCTGCGACGCCGTCAGGAGCTCACCAGCCTCCGCACGGAAGACATCGCCTATCATGAGGACTTCGCCATCGTGCAGCTCCGTAAAAACAAAGACGACCGCCTCTCTACCGGCCACTGGATCCGACTCGGAAACGAGGCCACCCTTGCCCTGAAAGCATGGCTGGATGCTGCCGGAATCGAGGAGGGCTACATCATCCGCGGCGTTACGAACAAGGGAGAGATAAGCGCGGAGCTCGGCGCTCGCCAGATAGGCCGCATCGTCAACCGCCTTGCCCGTGCCGCCGGGTTCGACGCGGAGATGGTGCAATCAATCAGCAGCAACTCCCTCCGCATCGGCGGCGCCCAGGACCTGCTCCGCAGCGGAGCGACATTCGCCCAGATCATGCAGAAAGGCGGCTGGGATAAAACCGACACCCTCCTGCGCTATCTGGAACGGACCCGCCAGCCTGGCATGATCTGCGAAGAGGGCTCGCCATACAGGACGGCAGCGGGCGGAGAGGAAGACATTGGGGACGAAGCAGACAACGGGGAGAAGTGTTCATGCCCCGGATACCGGGACACTCTTGCACGCCGGCGGTTCCAGTCGACGCTTGAGCAGATGGAAGGGGCGTACGCTCCCGGCACCCTCGTCGGCTACCACTCCGGCATGGAGTCGTTCATCCGCTACTGTGAAGAACACCGCCTGGCGGCCCTTCCCGCCTCGCCGATGACGGTCGCGGACTTTATCGGGAGCCTTTCGGAAAGCGGCATGAAAAGCCGCACCATCCAGAAGAAAGTCGAAGCCATCAGCGTCTTCCACCGGCTCGGCGACCACGACGATCCCACCAGAGCCTCATATACGCGCATCGCCATGCGGAAAGTCTACCGCAAGCTCGGCCGTCAGGCCCGGCAGGCATACGGCATCACCCGTCCCATGCTGGAAGGGATGATGCAGGCTGCCGGAGACAGAGGCATACACACCCTCTGCGACCGGGCCCTGCTTCTTCTGGCGTACGACAGCCTGCGCCGCCGTCAGGAACTTGTAGGACTCAGGATAGAGGATCTTGAGTACACGGAGGACGGCGCAGTCCTGCTGCTCCGCAAAAGCAAGACGGACCAGTACGGCGTCGGCCACTGGATCCACCTCAACCCCGAAACCGCTTGTACCCTGAAGGCGTGGATTGAGGCCGCAGGCCTTACGGAGGGGTTCATTCTCCGCACCATCGACCGGAAAGGCGAAATCAAAACACCACTCCGCACCGAAGAGATCTCGGCGATCTATAAACGGCTGGCCGAAGCGGCCGGTCTGGATGCCGCCATCGTCGGCCGCATCAGCAGCCACTCCATGCGGGTAGGGGCCGCCCAGGACATGCTCAATAGCGGCGCAACCCTTACCGAGATCATGCAGAAAGGGGGATGGATGAAATCCGATACCGTCATGCGCTATATCGACCGTACCCGCCCTCCGGGGCTTGTCTGCGAGGACGAAGAAACAAAGCCCCGATGTGGAGAGGATGACTGA
- a CDS encoding AAA family ATPase — MFDLLRLKHFKAWRQSISIELKPLTVFLGTNSSGKSSIFQALLLLKQTVVSPDRTVHLNLGGNEVSDYFNFGHFDDVMSRNASSNRFDIGFEFHKNGNVDRQESPAAWVQNGAFSASYGKTSLKAAVVQEMSISGEDVLFRLVRRDRGAYSAFVGQEPQPRGKSRLYAPQRSIALSPEAVSLLGVDGKKAEDISLAIRRQIESITYLGPLRRKPERDYVWNGTMPGDIGIDGSRVVDVLLSSALAPAKDEGKGAIIESVSHWLNRMGVADSIEVRQLGRSTRYEIVVHRDGVDANLRDVGIGVSQVLPVVTLAFFVPKGSTIILEEPEIHLHPLAQAVLSELFVEVSQQRQIQFLVETHSEHLFRRLQTMVARQVARENDCRLYFVERKGADAELVHLELDGYGRIGH; from the coding sequence GTGTTTGATCTCTTGAGATTGAAGCATTTCAAGGCATGGCGCCAGAGCATCAGTATAGAGCTGAAGCCGCTTACCGTTTTTCTTGGTACCAACTCCTCTGGCAAATCGTCGATTTTCCAGGCTCTGCTCCTGCTCAAGCAGACTGTGGTTTCGCCGGACAGGACAGTCCATCTTAACCTCGGCGGCAATGAGGTGAGCGATTATTTCAATTTCGGCCATTTCGATGATGTGATGAGCCGTAATGCTTCGTCGAACCGATTCGATATTGGTTTCGAGTTTCATAAAAACGGCAATGTTGACAGGCAAGAGAGTCCTGCCGCATGGGTGCAGAATGGTGCATTCAGCGCAAGCTACGGGAAAACCTCCCTGAAAGCTGCGGTGGTGCAGGAGATGAGCATTTCGGGAGAGGATGTTTTATTCCGTCTGGTGCGTCGAGATCGTGGTGCCTATTCGGCGTTTGTTGGACAGGAGCCGCAGCCGAGGGGGAAAAGCCGACTCTATGCGCCCCAACGTTCCATAGCGCTTTCTCCCGAAGCTGTTTCACTTCTGGGTGTTGATGGGAAGAAAGCCGAGGACATCAGCCTTGCCATTCGTCGCCAGATTGAATCGATTACCTATCTGGGACCTTTACGTCGAAAGCCCGAGCGCGACTATGTCTGGAACGGTACCATGCCGGGCGATATCGGTATCGATGGCAGCCGGGTTGTCGATGTGCTGCTATCCAGTGCTCTGGCTCCCGCAAAGGATGAGGGGAAGGGAGCTATTATCGAAAGCGTGTCCCACTGGCTGAACAGGATGGGAGTCGCCGATAGTATCGAAGTCCGCCAGCTTGGCCGCTCAACCCGCTACGAGATTGTTGTCCATAGGGACGGCGTCGATGCAAATCTCCGCGATGTTGGCATCGGTGTATCGCAGGTCCTGCCAGTGGTGACTCTGGCATTCTTTGTTCCTAAGGGATCGACCATCATCCTTGAAGAGCCGGAGATCCATCTGCACCCGCTTGCGCAGGCAGTGCTATCAGAGCTCTTTGTCGAAGTCAGCCAGCAACGGCAGATCCAGTTTCTTGTTGAAACCCATTCCGAGCATCTGTTCAGGCGCCTGCAGACCATGGTGGCTCGGCAAGTTGCCAGAGAGAATGATTGCCGGCTCTATTTCGTGGAAAGAAAAGGAGCTGATGCCGAACTGGTGCACCTTGAGCTAGATGGTTATGGGCGTATCGGCCACTGA
- a CDS encoding helix-turn-helix domain-containing protein yields MTLYDDRLKIAWLLREASLPQTVTRVDAGSVMVTFAFPDRHEGVNGGVNELLTAISQHPGIIAKTLAAVLGISIRTATRRLGKLRAVGLIEFRGAPKTGGFHVLSRASLSVERGCSFPENTSLSAVWESILLSGVL; encoded by the coding sequence TTGACGCTCTACGACGATCGGCTGAAAATCGCCTGGCTGCTTCGCGAGGCGAGCCTGCCGCAGACGGTGACCAGGGTTGATGCAGGTAGCGTGATGGTGACTTTTGCCTTTCCAGACCGGCATGAGGGAGTAAATGGTGGAGTAAATGAGCTGCTGACCGCTATCAGTCAGCACCCCGGCATCATTGCCAAAACGCTGGCAGCGGTTCTCGGGATCAGCATCAGGACCGCGACCAGAAGGCTCGGTAAACTCAGGGCTGTGGGATTGATCGAGTTTCGCGGTGCACCGAAAACCGGCGGGTTCCATGTCCTCTCGAGAGCTTCTCTGTCCGTTGAACGCGGCTGTTCTTTCCCTGAAAATACATCTCTCTCGGCTGTTTGGGAGAGCATCCTGCTCTCTGGTGTCTTATAG
- a CDS encoding type II toxin-antitoxin system VapC family toxin: protein MPFLPFSALTILECRVLPLRRNDNLLLRRYDDFFQAAGLLQVELTRPVLERAAKIRAHSRLKTPDALQAACCLSLEGPHVFLCGGWRVQESRGTQCR from the coding sequence ATGCCGTTCTTGCCCTTCAGCGCTTTGACGATTCTTGAATGTCGTGTGCTCCCTCTACGTCGAAACGATAACCTTTTGCTTCGACGCTATGATGATTTTTTTCAAGCGGCAGGCTTGCTGCAGGTAGAGCTTACCCGTCCAGTTCTGGAACGTGCCGCCAAGATTCGGGCACATTCCAGATTGAAGACCCCCGATGCACTTCAAGCAGCCTGTTGCCTTTCGCTCGAGGGTCCTCATGTCTTTCTTTGCGGAGGATGGCGGGTTCAAGAGTCTCGGGGAACTCAATGTCGTTAG
- a CDS encoding type IV toxin-antitoxin system AbiEi family antitoxin domain-containing protein, whose amino-acid sequence MAKTLGPRVAQLLTGLHERQRPTFTLGDVAAITGLSASASRSLVHKAQQRGVVTRLKPGLFCLVPFELGRATEHVDSPYIIARELAGEAPYFISHGSAMELHRMVTQPSLTITVSCTRRLRVKAVGGYDFRFVQLRPEQFFGVMKYWVDKERFVIVSDRERTIVDCLRRPDFSGGITEVAKAMWMRREAINSSQLVQYALQLDVGAVVRRLGYLLEYYGMAEEDVLQPLRESLTDTYQRLDPLLPQEGSSLARWRLQLNVSEEELDMVRSS is encoded by the coding sequence ATGGCCAAAACTCTCGGGCCCCGGGTTGCTCAACTTCTCACCGGATTGCATGAACGGCAGCGGCCTACATTCACATTGGGTGATGTAGCCGCTATCACCGGCCTTAGCGCTTCAGCTTCACGAAGTCTGGTGCACAAAGCACAGCAGCGGGGCGTTGTGACGCGACTCAAGCCCGGGCTCTTCTGCCTGGTGCCCTTTGAGCTCGGCCGGGCAACCGAACATGTCGACAGTCCATACATCATTGCGCGCGAGCTGGCCGGTGAGGCTCCCTACTTCATCTCGCATGGCAGTGCGATGGAGTTGCATCGCATGGTGACACAGCCGAGCCTTACCATCACCGTTTCCTGTACGCGGCGCCTTCGTGTCAAAGCGGTCGGTGGCTATGATTTCCGATTTGTGCAGTTGCGTCCAGAACAGTTCTTCGGTGTCATGAAGTATTGGGTCGACAAGGAACGATTCGTCATCGTGAGCGATAGGGAACGCACCATTGTTGACTGCCTCCGCCGCCCCGATTTCTCGGGCGGTATCACCGAAGTGGCCAAGGCCATGTGGATGCGCAGGGAGGCAATCAACAGCAGCCAGCTTGTACAGTACGCTCTTCAGCTGGATGTCGGGGCGGTTGTCCGCCGGCTCGGTTACCTGCTTGAATACTACGGAATGGCTGAAGAGGATGTGTTGCAGCCTTTGCGTGAGAGCCTCACCGATACCTATCAGCGCCTTGATCCGCTGCTTCCTCAAGAGGGATCTTCGTTGGCGCGATGGAGGCTGCAGTTGAATGTGAGTGAGGAAGAGCTTGACATGGTGAGGAGCAGCTGA